One genomic segment of Mangifera indica cultivar Alphonso chromosome 6, CATAS_Mindica_2.1, whole genome shotgun sequence includes these proteins:
- the LOC123218632 gene encoding uncharacterized protein LOC123218632, translated as MAPNGESIATHFTAPRNNSFSKPPRISNDSLSRAISDISFQLSREEIDNIKSQASLPPISEVEDAKCECCGMCEECTPEYIDRVRNKFSGKWICGLCAEAVKEEMDKNGGKRDDALNAHINACARFNKFGRAYPVLFQAEAMRELFKKSSRLEGRGLRTKSFSPYKGGQNKGGIARSSSCIPAITREIKDLTIAN; from the coding sequence ATGGCACCTAACGGAGAATCCATTGCAACCCATTTCACTGCACCTCGCAACAACAGCTTCTCCAAGCCTCCACGAATCTCGAACGATAGTTTAAGTCGAGCCATATCTGACATTTCCTTCCAACTGAGCAGGGAGGAGATAGATAACATCAAATCGCAAGCGAGTCTTCCTCCGATATCTGAGGTTGAGGACGCCAAATGCGAGTGTTGTGGGATGTGTGAAGAGTGCACGCCGGAGTACATCGACCGCGTGCGAAACAAGTTCTCGGGGAAGTGGATATGTGGGCTGTGTGCGGAGGCGGTGAAGGAGGAGATGGACAAAAACGGAGGCAAAAGAGATGATGCATTGAATGCGCATATTAATGCATGCGCCAGGTTTAACAAATTCGGAAGGGCGTATCCGGTTTTGTTCCAGGCTGAGGCCATGAGAGAGCTCTTCAAGAAGAGTTCAAGATTGGAGGGGAGGGGACTTAGGACAAAGTCCTTTAGCCCCTATAAGGGAGGGCAAAACAAAGGAGGGATTGCACGGAGCTCAAGCTGCATCCCTGCTATCACAAGGGAGATTAAGGATCTTACAATTGCAAATTAA
- the LOC123218993 gene encoding uncharacterized protein LOC123218993, giving the protein MEQQQNLPVIAKRIWSTVRLVFFMLRKGLSKRKLIVDLNMMHKRGKIAGKALSNLLHHHSHHHASSYVAPPNEYEFSCSNTPNYTFPFHLTKRKNNYHHFFGCAHAPPTHDEDVATANAVRVALEMFNNNDTVVEASPALPGFGRTPFVRPLRITDSPFPLRDVDEDSGYVDKAAEEFIQKFYRELKKQKKMSMAEC; this is encoded by the coding sequence atggagCAACAACAAAATCTACCAGTAATAGCCAAAAGAATATGGAGTACAGTACGATTAGTTTTCTTCATGCTGAGAAAAGGCCTATCCAAAAGGAAGCTCATTGTGGATCTCAACATGATGCACAAACGCGGCAAGATTGCTGGCAAAGCCCTCAGCAACCTCCTCCATCACCACAGCCACCACCACGCCTCCTCCTACGTGGCGCCCCCAAATGAGTACGAGTTCAGCTGCAGCAACACACCCAACTACACCTTCCCTTTCCACCTCACAAAGAGGAAGAACAACTACCACCATTTTTTCGGGTGCGCCCACGCGCCGCCTACTCATGACGAAGATGTAGCCACTGCCAACGCCGTCAGAGTGGCTCTCGAGATGTTCAACAATAATGACACGGTGGTTGAGGCTTCCCCGGCGTTGCCTGGTTTCGGAAGAACCCCGTTCGTGAGGCCATTGAGAATAACGGACTCTCCCTTCCCTTTGAGAGACGTTGATGAAGATAGTGGGTATGTTGACAAAGCAGCTGAAGAATTTATTCAAAAGTTCTATAGGGAGTtgaagaaacagaagaaaatgtCCATGGCTGAGTGCTAA